From Mustela nigripes isolate SB6536 chromosome 13, MUSNIG.SB6536, whole genome shotgun sequence, one genomic window encodes:
- the LOC132029232 gene encoding ribonuclease pancreatic-like has protein sequence MERIFILFPPLVLLLLVLGCVQPSLAKESQAEKFQRQHMDPNTSTVTASYCNEMMKRRSMTVGRCKPVNTFIHEPLHKVEAICSQENVRCKNGQSNCYKSSSKMRITDCSLKKGSKYPKCDYETKQLQKSIIVACTYKHIRIPETVHFDGSV, from the coding sequence ATGGAGAGGATCTTCATCCTGTTCCCACCACTGGTCCTGTTGTTGCTGGTGCTTGGCTGTGTCCAGCCTTCGCTGGCCAAAGAGTCTCAGGCCGAGAAGTTCCAGCGGCAGCACATGGACCCAAACACCTCCACTGTCACTGCCAGCTACTGCAATGAAATGATGAAGCGCCGGAGTATGACAGTTGGACGGTGCAAGCCAGTGAACACGTTTATCCATGAGCCTCTGCATAAGGTCGAGGCCATCTGCTCCCAGGAAAATGTCCGCTGCAAGAACGGGCAGTCCAACTGCTACAAAAGCAGCTCCAAGATGCGCATCACCGACTGCAGCCTGAAGAAAGGCTCCAAATACCCCAAATGTGACTATGAGACCAAGCAGCTACAGAAATCCATCATCGTGGCCTGTACGTATAAACACATACGTATACCTGAGACAGTCCACTTTGACGGTTCTGTGTAG